A window of Sus scrofa isolate TJ Tabasco breed Duroc unplaced genomic scaffold, Sscrofa11.1 Contig740, whole genome shotgun sequence contains these coding sequences:
- the LOC100157018 gene encoding olfactory receptor 4F3/4F16/4F29-like encodes MDGANHSVVSEFVFLGLTNSWEIQLILFVFTSTFYVASMMGNSLILLTVTSDPHLHSPMYFLLANLSFLDLGAASVASPKMVYDLFRKRKVISFSGCITQTFFIHVIGGVEGVVLLAMAFDRYVAICKPLHYLTIMSPRMCISFLVAAWMTGLIHSTVQLAFVVNLPFCGPNVLDSFYCDLPRLLKLACTDTYQLESMVMANSGFISVGFFFVVIISYIVIILTVQKHSSAGSSKALSTLSAHITVVVLAFGPFIFVYTWPSPSIPLDKFLAIFDSVLTPFLNPVIYTFKNQEMKVAMKRVCRQLVSYRKIS; translated from the coding sequence ATGGATGGAGCAAATCATTCTGTGGTGTCAGAGTTTGTGTTCCTGGGACTCACCAACTCCTGGGAAATACAACTTATCCTCTTTGTGTTCACCTCCACATTTTACGTGGCAAGCATGATGGGAAACTCCCTCATTTTGCTCACTGTGACTTCTGACCCTCACTTACACTCCCCCATGTACTTTCTGTTAGCCAACCTCTCCTTCCTTGACCTAGGAGCTGCTTCTGTTGCTTCTCCCAAGATGGTTTATGACCTTTTCAGGAAACGTAAAGTCATCTCCTTCAGTGGCTGCATCACTCAAACCTTCTTCATCCACGTCATTGGTGGTGTGGAGGGAGTGGTGCTCCTCGCCATGGCCTTTGACAGATATGTTGCCATATGTAAACCTCTCCATTATCTGACCATCATGAGCCCAAGAATGTGTATCTCCTTTCTAGTGGCTGCCTGGATGACTGGCCTTATCCACTCCACGGTTCAACTGGCTTTTGTGGTAAACTTACCCTTCTGTGGGCCTAATGTGTTGGACAGCTTTTACTGTGACCTTCCCCGGCTCCTCAAACTTGCCTGCACAGACACTTACCAACTAGAGTCCATGGTCATGGCCAACAGTGGATTCATCTCTGTTGGCTTCTTCTTCGTTGTGATCATTTCCTATATTGTCATCATTCTCACTGTACAGAAACACTCTTCAGCAGGTTCCTCCAAGGCTCTGTCCACACTGTCAGCTCACATCACTGTGGTAGTCTTGGCCTTTGGTCCTTTCATATTTGTCTATACATGGCCATCCCCCTCCATACCCCTGGATAAGTTTCTGGCCATCTTTGATTCAGTTCTCACTCCTTTCTTGAATCCTGTCATTTATACATTCAAGAATCAAGAAATGAAGGTGGCAATGAAGAGAGTATGCAGACAGCTAGTGAGTTACAGAAAGATCTCTTAA